GTAGTGCCGTCCGGAACCAGCTTACCTTTGAACAGGTCACGAGGGCATAGTTACGGAGGTTCTAGGCAGAAGTGGTCGGCGGTCGCGGGATAACAGCGCTATTCTCTAGCGTAGTGGAGCTGTGATTTACCTCAATCCAATAGAGCGATTTCGTCACCCGGCCGGATAGTCCCCTCGACCAGGACAACGGCGTAGATCCCGGCCTTGCCTTCATGATCGCGAGCCAACCGCCGCATCACCTCGGGGTTCGGATCTGCACTGTCGGGATCGAGCGTGATCATCTTGCAGCGAGAGTCTCGTTCAACCACTGCGATCTCCGTTCTTGCACCTACCCGTAAAGTCCGGCCCACGAACTGCTCTTCGGCGAAAGCATTTACGGATTCGAGATCTACATAAAGATTCGCGCGGAATCGCCGCTTGTCCAAATCGATGCCAAACTCTTTGCTCAGCTGGCGCACGGTTTGCAGTGAAAAGATCGAGACCGGACGGCAATCCGTCATCGCTCGATGGGAGCGAAGCAGGGTCAGCTCATGCCGGTCGCGAATGCCCTCGCGCAGCATGCTCATCAGCCGCGGATCATCAATGCCGAGCCGCTCTCCGTTCGGTGTCTCGACGTCCAGCATGAAATCGGCAAGATCCGCGTAGAGCGGAGTAAGGCCAGAACCTATGGC
The window above is part of the Terriglobales bacterium genome. Proteins encoded here:
- a CDS encoding MOSC domain-containing protein — translated: FHSSAASKGFPYLTGREQEAMLLYRPRYRHPERTTKPGNLAEAEAIGSGLTPLYADLADFMLDVETPNGERLGIDDPRLMSMLREGIRDRHELTLLRSHRAMTDCRPVSIFSLQTVRQLSKEFGIDLDKRRFRANLYVDLESVNAFAEEQFVGRTLRVGARTEIAVVERDSRCKMITLDPDSADPNPEVMRRLARDHEGKAGIYAVVLVEGTIRPGDEIALLD